The Candidatus Firestonebacteria bacterium RIFOXYD2_FULL_39_29 genome includes the window AAAACAGATGGCAGCGAAATAGAGTTGATTACGGTATCGAAAGCTACTTCGTCCCCGAGGGGAAGGGCAAAAAAATAGAAAATCTGATGGGCTGGAACACCAAAGACAAGATTACGGTCGAAGTCGCCGTAGACAAAGAAGGCAAAGCCGTTATAAAACAGCTTTTATTGAACGGCCAGCCGTACAGCTTCAAATAATTCAATGATGAATATTGTAGTTGCCCGATTAAGACCGTTCCGGCTAAGGCGGGCGCTCAATGAAATTGAGCAACACATTTTTAACTCGAAGGTTGGAAAGAAGGGTAATGTATCATTACTACATTACTTGACAACAGCATTACTGTATTGTATAATATGATTAGAGGTGACTAATATGCTTGTGAAAAAGACATATAAAAACCAGATTACGCTTCCGAAAGCGCTTTCTGACAGGTTTCCGGGAGTTGACTACTTTGAAGCTAATGAGAATGAGACGGGTTATATTGTTTTAAAACCTGTCAAAATGATGCCTTCAAAGGAATCAAACGCTGAAATAGTGAAGAACAAAATAGCTAAACTCGGTATTAACGAAAAAGATATCGAAAAGGCGATAGAATGGGCAAGAAAGAAATAATTCCCGCCGGAGGTATCACTTTAAAAAAGCTAAAAGTTGTTATTGATACTAATGTATTTATCTCTTCTGTCCTTTTCCGCGGTAAATTAGAGGTGCTTGTGAAAAATTGGAAAAACGGCACTTTTGAATATTTGCTTTCCAAAGAAGTTTTAAATGAATACATACGCGTTCTGCATTATTCGAAGTTTGAAATAAATTCTGTGGAAATTAAGGAAATTGTCGACGAAGAACTTCTTCCTTACATAACTCCTGTTGTAATCCACACTAATATTAAAGTTGTTAAGAAAGATCCCGCTGATGATAAGTTCTTTGCTCTTGCCATTGCTGGTAAAGCTGATGTTATTGTCAGCGGGGATATCCATGTTCTCTCTATTAAAAAGTATAAAGCAATAGCGGTCTTAAGTCCTTTAGATTTCATAAAAATGCTGAGGGCCGGATAAAAAGGCACTATATATAAATATCGGTTCTCTTCGTTATACCGAATCTTTTTGCTTTCTTCTAAGTGTTTGTGTATATATAATATGGTTAACTTATAAAACAATATGATATTTACAGAGGAGGGGGATATTGCATAATTTATCGGTTCCGCTTATAGTAATGGCATCGGTCAATTTTTATGTTGGGATGTACTACTTTTTTCTGTATATAAAAAGACCTCAGGTCAAGGAACATCTTCCTTTTAGCTTTTTATGTATCTGCGCAGGACTTTATGATGTATTTAGTGTCGGCCTGTATAATTCTCTTTCTGTTGATCAGGGTGTTATTTGGCAAAGGCTTCAGATTAATACAATTGGGTTTATTTCTGTATTTTTTGTATGGTTCATCAATCTGCTTACTGAACAAAAAAGTAACCGTTTTGTTAAGATAGTTGCGGCTTGCTATGCGTTAATATTTATTGTTTCTGCTCTGGTAAGTCCTGAACTTTCAGTTACTTCTTCGAGACCGGCAATTAAACATGCTGGCTTCTTTGATATATATATAAAATTACTTATTATGAATGTGAAATAGGTCTTATTTATATGATTGAAACACTGTTTACGGCTGCCTTGTACCTATACCTTATTATTCTTACTATCCAGTTTCACTTGAAATCAAAGTCTCGTGTCTTTCTTATAGTTATCATTAGTTTATTCGTATTCTTTTTTGGTGTTGTAAACGACATCCTGGTCGGTCTGCAAGTCTATTCTTTTATTTACGTGAGCGAATACGCATATTTTTCTATTATTATGGCTATGGCTTATACCCTGCTTGATAAATTTATCGGAGTTCAAACGGCTTTTGAAGAATTAAATACCAAACTTGAACTTAAGGTGCAGGAAAGAACAAAAGAAAATGAGAATTTGCATGATAAGCTTCATCAATCGGAGAAGATGGCTGCGGTCGGTCAGCTGGCGGGTGGAGTTGCGCATGAAATAAATAATCCGATGACCATAATCCTTGGCTATGCGCAGATTGTTTTAAAACGAGTAAAAGCCGAGGATCCGGTGTCAAAGCCGCTCCTAGCGATTGA containing:
- a CDS encoding putative toxin-antitoxin system toxin component, PIN family; protein product: MGKKEIIPAGGITLKKLKVVIDTNVFISSVLFRGKLEVLVKNWKNGTFEYLLSKEVLNEYIRVLHYSKFEINSVEIKEIVDEELLPYITPVVIHTNIKVVKKDPADDKFFALAIAGKADVIVSGDIHVLSIKKYKAIAVLSPLDFIKMLRAG